From Streptomyces sp. CMB-StM0423, a single genomic window includes:
- a CDS encoding response regulator has translation MTKKPTPATPLRVILADDHTVMRTGLVALLAAEPSIEVVGEAGDGREAVALVARLDPDVALLDLRMPRLDGVGATAAIVAAAARTRVLILTTYDTDSEIERAVEAGATGYLLKDATRAQLVDAIHAASRGETVLAPRVAQRLVAKMRSPAPVTLTPRESEVLAGVAEGLSNAEIGKRLFIGEATVKTHLLRIFAKLDVSDRTRAVVVALESGLLPGR, from the coding sequence ATGACGAAGAAACCCACGCCCGCCACCCCGCTCCGCGTCATACTCGCCGACGACCACACCGTGATGCGCACCGGTCTCGTCGCGCTGCTCGCCGCCGAGCCCAGCATCGAGGTCGTCGGCGAGGCCGGCGACGGCCGCGAGGCCGTCGCCCTCGTCGCCCGCCTCGACCCGGACGTCGCCCTGCTCGACCTGCGGATGCCGCGGCTCGACGGCGTCGGCGCCACCGCCGCGATCGTCGCGGCAGCGGCGCGTACCCGGGTACTGATCCTCACCACGTACGACACGGACAGCGAGATCGAGCGCGCGGTCGAGGCCGGTGCCACCGGCTATCTGCTGAAGGACGCCACCCGCGCCCAGTTGGTCGACGCCATCCACGCCGCCTCCCGCGGGGAGACGGTCCTCGCGCCCCGCGTGGCCCAGCGCCTGGTCGCGAAGATGCGCAGCCCGGCCCCGGTGACGCTCACGCCGCGCGAGTCCGAGGTGCTGGCGGGCGTGGCCGAGGGGCTGTCGAACGCGGAGATCGGCAAGCGCCTGTTCATCGGCGAGGCCACCGTGAAGACGCACCTGCTGCGCATCTTCGCCAAGCTCGACGTCAGCGACCGTACGCGCGCGGTCGTCGTCGCCCTGGAGAGCGGCCTGCTGCCGGGCCGTTGA
- a CDS encoding S1 family peptidase, translating to MSRRRTAPPLRTTATAAVLAVLGALLTVLAPPASASAPPQPAAATAVRGGEALYGASYACTLGFNAVSGGTTYGIIAGHCADVGSTWAVDTEGGRVSVGTTAGAVFPGSDYGIVRYTNTSVSYPGEVKGSGGAPVDITGAADPAPGMSLCHYGRVGGYRCGTLQAVNLTVNFPGGAVSGLFRSNICSEPGDTGGPAFSGGRAVGIIVGSSGNCTSGGVTYYQPIKEILAAYGLTLS from the coding sequence GTGAGCCGACGCCGTACCGCACCTCCGTTACGCACCACCGCCACCGCCGCCGTCCTCGCCGTGCTCGGCGCGCTGCTGACCGTGCTCGCCCCGCCCGCCTCGGCGTCCGCCCCGCCGCAGCCCGCCGCGGCGACCGCGGTGCGCGGCGGCGAGGCGCTGTACGGGGCCTCGTACGCCTGCACGCTGGGCTTCAACGCCGTGAGCGGCGGCACCACGTACGGCATCATCGCCGGCCACTGCGCCGACGTCGGCAGCACGTGGGCCGTCGACACGGAGGGCGGCCGGGTGTCCGTCGGCACGACCGCGGGAGCGGTCTTCCCCGGCAGCGACTACGGCATCGTCCGCTACACCAACACCTCCGTGTCGTACCCCGGCGAGGTCAAGGGCAGCGGCGGCGCCCCGGTGGACATCACCGGCGCCGCCGACCCGGCGCCCGGCATGTCGCTGTGCCACTACGGGCGCGTCGGCGGCTACCGCTGCGGCACGCTCCAGGCGGTCAACCTCACCGTGAACTTCCCCGGCGGGGCCGTCTCCGGGCTGTTCCGCTCCAACATCTGCTCCGAGCCCGGCGACACCGGCGGACCGGCGTTCTCCGGCGGCCGGGCGGTCGGCATCATCGTCGGCAGCAGCGGCAACTGCACCAGCGGCGGCGTGACGTACTACCAGCCCATCAAGGAGATCCTGGCGGCCTACGGGCTCACGCTGTCGTAG
- a CDS encoding alpha/beta fold hydrolase produces MSPRIPGFGYRRVTVADGVALSAAVGGNPDGSPVVLLHGFPQTHLMWRHVAARLAADHTVICPDLRGYGASDKPAEAPGGPGGAYAKRTMAEDIVALARALGYERFALAGHDRGALVAFRAGLDHPGAVTHLACLDVLPTLDMWDVMHGVPAAVGFHLYLMAQPPGLPEEMIAAAPDAFFGHFLDIWSGGADAIPAEIRAAYLAASREAVPSIVADYRASAGIDVEHDTADRNAGNRLRMPVAVLQQDWGAALGFDAAARWRAWAPGLRHATVTCGHFMAEEAPDEVAAALRDLLARTPAATTA; encoded by the coding sequence ATGTCCCCCCGCATCCCCGGCTTCGGCTACCGGCGCGTCACCGTCGCCGACGGCGTCGCCCTCAGCGCCGCCGTCGGCGGCAACCCCGACGGCAGCCCCGTCGTGCTGCTGCACGGCTTCCCGCAGACCCACCTCATGTGGCGGCACGTCGCCGCCCGGCTCGCCGCCGACCACACCGTCATCTGCCCCGACCTGCGAGGCTACGGAGCCAGCGACAAGCCGGCCGAGGCTCCGGGCGGGCCGGGCGGCGCGTACGCGAAGCGCACGATGGCAGAGGACATCGTGGCGCTCGCCCGCGCGCTGGGGTACGAGCGCTTCGCGCTCGCGGGGCACGACCGCGGCGCGCTGGTGGCGTTCCGCGCGGGGCTCGACCACCCGGGCGCGGTGACTCATCTGGCGTGCCTGGACGTGCTGCCGACGCTCGACATGTGGGACGTGATGCACGGGGTGCCGGCCGCGGTCGGCTTCCACCTGTACCTCATGGCGCAACCGCCGGGCCTGCCCGAGGAGATGATCGCCGCCGCCCCGGACGCGTTCTTCGGCCACTTCCTCGACATCTGGTCCGGCGGCGCGGACGCCATCCCGGCCGAGATACGCGCCGCGTATCTCGCCGCGTCCCGCGAAGCGGTGCCGTCGATCGTGGCGGACTACCGCGCCTCCGCGGGCATCGACGTCGAGCACGACACCGCCGACCGCAACGCCGGCAACCGGCTCCGCATGCCGGTCGCGGTCCTCCAGCAGGACTGGGGCGCCGCGCTCGGCTTCGACGCGGCCGCGCGCTGGCGCGCCTGGGCCCCCGGCCTGCGGCACGCCACCGTGACCTGCGGGCACTTCATGGCCGAGGAGGCGCCGGACGAGGTGGCCGCGGCGCTGCGCGACCTCCTCGCCCGTACGCCCGCGGCTACGACAGCGTGA
- a CDS encoding AfsR/SARP family transcriptional regulator — MRVLFGVLGPVTAWDGDGAGSSGDGAGGAADSAIALKGPRHRAVLARLIVARRRVVPVGLLAEDLWTDPPADAVGTVRTFVAALRRALEPGRPPRAPARLLVTQGPGYALRAEPDSVDAWRFEAAVGEAGALPPGEAVARLDQALGWWRGPAYAEFADLPWARTERSRLADLRLHAVELHAEARLSLGRAAETAADLDAHVAGHPWREDAWRLLALALYRAGRQADALAVLRRARTMLGEQLGVDPGPALRRLETDILAQADHLEGPGGGREVGAGGGPGGRSAGAGGEGVEPEGRRQGIGGVPDGGGPAGAAEAPAPGVGGGGTDDRGGSGPDSRVFGERAGAGRDGGDAGGGEGEGVRRVWAEAAAAYDRAVAGGARARLESTVGLLRSLAVTGGGGLQAARRHRVAAVEAAEESGDPELTARVIGAYDVPAVWTRVDDPEQAARVVAAAERALAALPPAEHAAVRARLLATVAVESRGTRSARGPQAAREAERLARGLDDPALLAFALNGVFMQTFERTGLAAERDGIGAELVALSARHGLVTYEVLGHLIRLQARAALADFPGADEHAAAADRLAERHELPLVAVFTGWYAALRLAETGTPPPHAAAPAGAGPAGRDVAGRSEGADASPVQAEAATEAGTRPSPPYAPSDAEDAYRAAARLLDGAGMPGLERGLLPLALLCLRLRRGLPVSAGGGADWGPYEPWVRPLLLLGERRRAEAATALRAIAEPPRDLMQEAVWCLVARAAVELGDRETVARARDRLAPAADEIAGAGTGLLTLGPVADHLAALTAALGDSPPA, encoded by the coding sequence GTGCGGGTCCTTTTCGGCGTACTGGGGCCGGTGACGGCCTGGGACGGCGACGGGGCCGGGTCTTCCGGCGACGGGGCCGGTGGCGCCGCGGACAGCGCGATCGCGCTGAAGGGGCCGCGGCACCGGGCCGTCCTCGCCCGCCTGATCGTCGCGCGCCGCCGCGTCGTCCCCGTCGGCCTGCTGGCCGAGGACCTGTGGACCGACCCGCCCGCGGACGCCGTGGGCACGGTACGCACCTTCGTCGCCGCGCTGCGCCGCGCCCTCGAACCCGGCCGCCCGCCGCGCGCGCCCGCGCGGCTGCTGGTCACGCAGGGCCCGGGGTACGCGCTGCGCGCCGAACCCGACTCCGTCGACGCGTGGCGCTTCGAGGCGGCGGTGGGCGAGGCGGGAGCCTTGCCGCCGGGGGAGGCGGTGGCGCGGCTGGATCAGGCGCTGGGTTGGTGGCGCGGCCCCGCGTACGCGGAGTTCGCCGACCTGCCCTGGGCCCGTACGGAGCGCTCACGCCTCGCCGACCTGCGCCTGCACGCCGTCGAGTTGCACGCGGAGGCCCGGCTGTCGCTGGGCCGCGCCGCGGAGACGGCGGCGGACCTGGACGCCCACGTGGCCGGGCACCCCTGGCGCGAGGACGCCTGGCGGCTGCTGGCGCTGGCCCTGTACCGCGCGGGCCGCCAGGCCGACGCGCTCGCGGTGCTGCGCCGGGCGCGCACGATGCTGGGCGAGCAGTTGGGCGTGGACCCGGGCCCGGCGCTGCGGCGACTGGAGACGGACATCCTGGCGCAGGCGGACCACTTGGAGGGGCCGGGCGGCGGGCGGGAGGTGGGTGCCGGCGGCGGTCCTGGAGGGCGTTCCGCGGGCGCGGGCGGGGAGGGAGTGGAGCCCGAGGGGCGGCGGCAGGGGATCGGTGGCGTGCCGGACGGCGGTGGTCCGGCCGGAGCGGCGGAAGCGCCGGCGCCGGGCGTTGGCGGCGGTGGCACAGACGACCGTGGCGGTTCGGGTCCCGACAGCCGCGTGTTCGGCGAGCGGGCCGGTGCCGGGCGGGACGGCGGGGATGCCGGTGGCGGTGAGGGGGAAGGGGTGCGGCGGGTGTGGGCCGAGGCCGCGGCCGCGTACGACCGGGCCGTTGCCGGCGGGGCACGGGCCCGGCTGGAGTCGACCGTCGGGCTGCTGCGCAGCCTCGCCGTCACCGGGGGCGGCGGGCTCCAGGCCGCGCGGCGGCACCGGGTGGCGGCCGTCGAGGCGGCCGAGGAGTCGGGTGACCCGGAGCTGACCGCCCGGGTCATCGGCGCGTACGACGTGCCCGCCGTCTGGACCCGTGTCGACGACCCGGAGCAGGCGGCCCGTGTGGTGGCCGCGGCCGAACGCGCCCTCGCCGCGCTGCCGCCCGCCGAGCACGCCGCCGTACGGGCCCGGCTGCTGGCCACCGTCGCCGTCGAGTCCCGCGGCACCCGCTCGGCGCGCGGGCCGCAGGCCGCCCGGGAGGCGGAGCGGCTGGCCCGCGGCCTGGACGATCCGGCGCTGCTGGCGTTCGCGCTCAACGGCGTGTTCATGCAGACCTTCGAGCGCACCGGCCTGGCCGCGGAACGGGACGGCATTGGCGCCGAGCTGGTCGCGCTGTCGGCGCGGCACGGCCTCGTGACGTACGAGGTGCTGGGCCACCTCATCCGGCTCCAGGCCCGCGCCGCCCTGGCGGACTTCCCCGGCGCCGACGAGCACGCCGCCGCGGCCGACCGGCTCGCCGAGCGCCACGAACTGCCGCTGGTCGCGGTGTTCACCGGCTGGTACGCGGCCCTCCGCCTCGCCGAGACCGGCACCCCGCCCCCGCACGCGGCGGCCCCCGCCGGGGCCGGGCCCGCCGGCCGTGACGTGGCCGGGCGGTCCGAGGGTGCCGACGCCTCGCCCGTGCAGGCGGAAGCGGCCACCGAAGCCGGGACCCGCCCCTCGCCCCCGTATGCCCCTTCCGACGCCGAGGACGCCTATCGTGCCGCCGCCCGGCTCCTCGACGGGGCCGGGATGCCCGGTCTGGAGCGCGGGCTGCTCCCCCTGGCCCTGCTCTGCCTGCGGCTACGGCGCGGGCTCCCCGTGTCCGCCGGCGGCGGCGCCGACTGGGGCCCGTACGAGCCGTGGGTGCGGCCGCTGCTCCTGCTGGGCGAGAGGCGGCGGGCCGAGGCGGCGACCGCGCTGCGGGCCATCGCTGAGCCGCCGCGGGATCTGATGCAGGAGGCCGTCTGGTGCCTCGTCGCGCGGGCCGCCGTCGAACTCGGCGACCGCGAGACCGTGGCCCGCGCCCGCGACCGCCTCGCCCCCGCGGCGGACGAGATCGCCGGCGCCGGGACCGGGCTGCTGACCCTGGGCCCGGTCGCAGATCACCTCGCCGCGCTCACCGCCGCACTAGGCGACTCACCGCCCGCGTAG
- a CDS encoding pyridoxamine 5'-phosphate oxidase family protein, with product MTLPDDLAGMARSVLDANRYLVLGTAESDGRPRVSPVFFTHAGYRTFYWVSSPQARHSANIAARPGVEFVVYDSTAAVGEGRAVYIGATAEKVPEAQLAAACDEAFGGAVAAGATRFRPEDLSGDEGLRLYRARATSCEVHVPGRDPVYGTGIDTRREIRL from the coding sequence GTGACACTTCCCGACGACCTGGCCGGGATGGCCCGCAGCGTGCTCGACGCGAACCGCTATCTCGTCCTGGGCACCGCGGAGTCCGACGGACGGCCGCGGGTCTCGCCGGTGTTCTTCACACACGCCGGTTACCGCACCTTCTACTGGGTCTCCTCGCCCCAGGCGCGGCACTCCGCCAACATCGCCGCGCGGCCCGGCGTCGAGTTCGTCGTCTACGACTCCACGGCGGCGGTCGGCGAAGGGCGCGCGGTGTACATCGGCGCTACGGCGGAGAAGGTGCCGGAGGCGCAGCTCGCGGCGGCGTGCGACGAGGCGTTCGGGGGCGCGGTCGCCGCCGGGGCGACGCGGTTCCGGCCCGAGGACCTCAGCGGCGACGAGGGGCTGCGGCTGTACCGGGCCCGCGCGACGAGCTGCGAGGTCCACGTCCCGGGCCGCGACCCGGTGTACGGCACGGGCATTGACACCCGCCGCGAGATCCGGCTCTGA
- a CDS encoding MmgE/PrpD family protein has translation MSRTRTQQLLDHLDVFAYDRLPAPVVRQAKNALYDCLGALMAATSRRYPVMDLLEKTAAEAGPGTSRLFGSALRTDASTAALANGTLAYYCDIESHHPSANVHAIAVVAPAALAVAERQRSSGADVLAATVAGIDVAARVSYALGPAVQYARGFHPTTVAGTFGSAVAAGLLLGLDEERFAAALGLAGTSASGLLSWVDDPTEQSRPLNIGLAAQAGVQAATLAGIGLRGPADVFGGKYPFGHAFTGQWDQEALLAGIGERYAVGELFFKRNSCCVFIPAALDGLLGIMRAHDLRPGDIDRVAVRAPRSSYHVVDANPLRSHCMQYVLAVAAHRGRVGFADIMTDLRTTDPAIAALSARITVTGDAGLDERAGALRQSVASVTEVTARSGETYVRDVEHPLGAAGNPLSEADLERKFAALTADVPAGDRAREIKAAVEGLDGAADITALTSLLAADPVGAGG, from the coding sequence ATGTCCCGCACCCGCACGCAGCAACTCCTCGACCACCTCGACGTCTTCGCCTACGACCGCCTCCCCGCCCCCGTCGTCCGCCAGGCGAAGAACGCGCTCTACGACTGCCTCGGCGCCCTCATGGCCGCCACCTCCCGCCGCTACCCGGTGATGGACCTGCTGGAGAAGACCGCCGCAGAAGCCGGCCCCGGCACCTCCCGCCTCTTCGGCTCCGCGCTGCGCACCGACGCGAGCACCGCAGCCCTCGCCAACGGCACGCTCGCCTACTACTGCGACATCGAGAGCCACCACCCCTCCGCCAACGTCCACGCCATCGCCGTCGTCGCCCCCGCCGCGCTCGCCGTGGCGGAGCGGCAGCGCTCCTCCGGGGCCGACGTGCTGGCCGCCACGGTCGCCGGCATCGACGTCGCCGCCCGCGTCAGCTACGCCCTCGGCCCCGCCGTCCAGTACGCGCGCGGCTTCCACCCGACGACGGTCGCGGGCACGTTCGGCAGCGCGGTCGCCGCGGGGCTGCTGCTGGGCCTGGACGAGGAGCGGTTCGCGGCCGCGCTGGGGCTGGCGGGCACGAGCGCGTCCGGGCTGCTGTCGTGGGTGGACGACCCCACGGAGCAGTCCCGTCCCCTCAACATCGGCCTCGCCGCCCAGGCCGGGGTGCAGGCCGCCACGCTCGCGGGGATCGGGCTGCGCGGTCCCGCGGACGTCTTCGGCGGCAAGTACCCCTTCGGGCACGCCTTCACGGGACAGTGGGACCAGGAGGCGCTGCTCGCCGGTATCGGCGAGCGGTACGCGGTCGGGGAGCTGTTCTTCAAGCGCAACTCCTGCTGCGTGTTCATCCCCGCCGCCCTCGACGGGCTGCTCGGCATCATGCGGGCGCACGACCTGCGCCCCGGCGACATCGACCGCGTGGCCGTCCGCGCCCCGCGCTCGTCGTACCACGTGGTGGACGCCAACCCGCTGCGCTCCCACTGCATGCAGTACGTCCTGGCGGTCGCCGCCCACCGCGGCCGCGTCGGCTTCGCCGACATCATGACCGACCTCCGCACGACCGACCCGGCGATCGCCGCGCTCAGCGCCCGCATCACGGTCACGGGGGACGCGGGCCTGGACGAACGCGCGGGCGCGCTGCGGCAGTCGGTGGCGTCGGTGACAGAAGTGACCGCGCGCTCGGGCGAGACGTACGTGCGCGACGTCGAGCACCCGCTGGGCGCGGCCGGGAACCCGCTGTCGGAGGCGGACCTGGAGCGCAAGTTCGCGGCGCTGACGGCGGACGTGCCGGCCGGGGACCGGGCGCGGGAGATCAAGGCGGCGGTGGAGGGGCTGGACGGGGCGGCGGACATCACCGCGCTGACATCGCTGCTGGCGGCGGACCCGGTGGGGGCCGGGGGCTGA